The Pyrus communis chromosome 9, drPyrComm1.1, whole genome shotgun sequence genome has a segment encoding these proteins:
- the LOC137744227 gene encoding cationic amino acid transporter 2, vacuolar-like: MGLLIDSKGEGGGGGSGRNGGSWGGRHSLIRRKQVDSVHVKSGGHQLAKELTVPHLVAIGVGSTIGAGVYILVGTVAREHSGPALAISFLIAGIAAALSAFCYAELASRCPSAGSAYHYTYICIGEGVAWLVGWALILEYTIGGSAVARGISPNLALLFGGEDSLPAIIARQHIPALGLVVDPCAAILVFIVTGLLCVGIKESTVAQGIVTIANVCAMIFVVVAGTYLGFKSGWTGYELPTGYFPFGVNGMLAGSATVFFAYIGFDSVASTAEEVKNPQRDLPLGIGAALSICCALYMLVSMVIVGLVPYYAMDPDTPISSAFASHGMQWAAYVITVGAVTALCSTLMGSILPQPRILMAMSRDGLLPPFFADISKKTQVPVKSTIATGICCAVLAFFMDVSQLAGMVSVGTLVAFTMVAISVLIVRYVPPDELPMPSSLRESIDSVWLRHGRNSQEINVEDPKTSVTKPLLEEVNITVELPLIKKQLPLINYTLSEAKRRKIAGWTIMFTCVGVLLLTYSASDLAIPSFLRYTFCGGGGILLLLGLIVLTCIDQDDARHTFGHTGGFLCPFVPLLPIICILINVYLLINLGADTWARVAVWLLIGVVVYVFYGRSHSSLEDAVYVPVAHADEIFRSSETYVA, translated from the exons atgGGTTTATTGATTGATTCAAAAGGGGAAGGGGGCGGCGGAGGAAGTGGAAGAAACGGCGGTTCATGGGGCGGCCGGCATAGTTTGATAAGGCGGAAACAGGTGGATTCTGTTCATGTGAAGTCAGGGGGTCATCAATTGGCCAAGGAGTTGACTGTTCCCCATCTTGTTGCAATTG GGGTTGGCTCAACGATTGGAGCAGGAGTCTATATTCTTGTTGGAACAGTTGCTAGAGAGCATTCTGGACCAGCACTAGCAATTTCCTTTCTAATAGCTGGAATTGCGGCAGCCCTTTCTGCATTTTGTTATGCTGAACTTGCAAGTCGGTGCCCTTCTGCAGGGAGTGCCTATcactatacatatatatgcattgGAGAAGG TGTCGCTTGGTTAGTTGGTTGGGCTTTGATTCTAGAATATACAATCGGTGGCTCAGCTGTTGCTCGGGGCATATCACCTAATTTG GCATTGCTTTTTGGAGGAGAGGACAGTCTGCCTGCTATTATAGCCCGGCAGCATATTCCTGCACTTGGTCTTGTGGTTGACCCATGTGCAGCAATTCTAGTATTTATTGTTACAGGGCTCTTGTGTGTGGGAATCAAGGAG AGTACAGTAGCACAAGGCATTGTGACAATAGCGAATGTATGTGCAATGATATTTGTTGTAGTAGCTGGTACTTATTTGGGTTTCAAGTCTGGCTGGACTGGATATGAACTTCCTACTGG GTACTTTCCTTTTGGGGTGAATGGTATGCTTGCTGGGTCTGCAACTGTCTTCTTTGCATACATTGGTTTTGATTCAGTTGCCAGCACTGCTGAAGAG GTGAAGAATCCTCAACGAGATTTGCCACTTGGTATTGGTGCTGCACTATCTATTTGCTGTGCGTTGTACATGTTGGTTTCGATGGTCATAGTTGGTTTAGTGCCTTATTATGCAATGGATCCTGATACACCAATTTCCAGTGCATTTGCTAGTCATGGGATGCAATGGGCAGC GTATGTGATAACTGTTGGAGCTGTTACTGCTCTCTGCTCAACATTGATGGGCTCTATTCTTCCTCAG CCACGAATCCTGATGGCCATGTCTAGAGATGGATTGCTGCCACCATTTTTTGCAGATATTAGTAAAAAAACTCAGGTTCCTGTCAAGAGTACAATAGCAACTGGGATTTGTTGTGCAGTCTTGGCCTTCTTCATGGATGTTTCACAGTTGGCAGGAATG GTTAGTGTGGGTACACTTGTTGCATTCACTATGGTAGCAATATCTGTACTGATAGTCAGATATGTTCCGCCAGATGAGTTGCCTATGCCTTCATCTCTTCGGGAGTCAATAGATTCAGTGTGGTTACGACATGGAAGGAATTCTCAAGAGATCAATGTTGAAGATCCTAAGACTAGTGTTACCAAACCTCTACTCGAGGAAGTGAATATCACGGTTGAACTTCCTCTGATAAAAAAGCAACTGCCTCTTATTAACT ACACACTAAGTGAAGCTAAAAGGCGTAAAATTGCTGGCTGGACCATAATGTTCACATGTGTTGGCGTGCTTCTCCTGACATATTCAGCTTCAGATTTGGCCATTCCCAG CTTTCTTCGCTATACATTTTGTGGAGGTGGCGGTATTCTTCTTTTGTTAGGTCTGATTGTACTCACATGTATTGATCAAGATGATGCACGACACACCTTTGGGCACACAGGAG GTTTCTTATGCCCATTTGTCCCATTGCTACCTATCATCTGTATTCTCATCAACGTCTACCTACTGATAAATCTTGG aGCGGACACCTGGGCGCGTGTTGCTGTATGGCTGCTAATAGGAGTGGTGGTTTACGTATTTTATGGCCGATCACACAGCTCATTGGAGGATGCAGTTTACGTGCCAGTAGCTCACGCTGATGAGATCTTTCGGAGCTCAGAAACTTATGTAGCGTAA